The DNA window cttattgttgagaatttggatggggagaatgtgcatctggagagcggcaaatccaaggcaaaacctcccatgcataaatggccattgtgtttCAAAGTGTGCTTCTACCCCTTCAGAGCAGCTACATGAGCTTCGGCTAGCATGTCAGAGACGCATGGGTTGGCCTACTAAGCATGGATAGCAGCTTAATCTAGACAAAATTCTAGGTGAGCGCAAAGTTGAAGAAAAATATGCTTCTCATAATCTCATGTAAATGGGGGCCTCACATTATGTTTGTGGGACAGAAGAATGTATAGATGCAACGTTGCATACGTCCAGTGGTACATTTAAATTGTGCCTTCAGCCACTAAGCCTGCACTATTAGTACACTCAGGTGGGTATTATTCTAGCATGCTGATTTTGTGCATGTAGCATGACTGCATGTGCAGTGGATCATTTAAATGATCCTGGGCACATGCAAAGCTGTGCACAAGTTAAGTTGTTCATCACTGCCACTATCCATTGAGCCTCTATTGTTCATATGTCTCGGGTTGAAACTGCACAGGGTCTCTTATGCTAAGGCCTGGTTCAAACATGCAGGGAAACTGACTTCCATTTTCTTTCAAATGCAAAGCAAGACATGTATTCCTGTTGGGGGAAACAAGCTTCTGTGGTCATAGATACCTCATCAGGATATCCAGGCTCTTACCATTCAGGTCCAAAGCCTCCTTCAGGTCGTGTTGGATTGAGTGTCTACATTTTCTCTGTTCAAGTTCAGTTTTGCAAGGTAGTAAAACACCTGCTACTTAAAAGCCACAAGGGTGAACATGAACAGATTGGCAATGGACCGTTTTCCTTTGTGCAAACAACAAAACCCAACTACCGTTAGGAGATCATGCTGTTCCTTTGCAGGCTCACAAGTCTGATCAAAGTGTAATAACATACAACTCTTTCCTCTTTGCCCCCCACCTTGTACATTTGGCCCAGAAGACCATAATGgagtattttttaaatataatctcAATAGCCAAAAAGTTGTTTTGGGAAAAAtcatctctcctcccccaaattgCAGCCACTCATCTAGTTTGGTGATCTCAACAATGAAATGTTTAAGAAAGCATCCTCTGTTAATTTGTAACTTCTTAGTTTCTTCATAGATGTTTCTGGTATATAAGGGAAAAATGGTTAAAGAAGTAAAAATATGTGAGGGGAGTAAACTAATTGTGCATGCCTAGCTGTTTTAGTTCTTTGGTTGGGTTCATAGTATTGATtgctttttttcttatttacagctCAGATTTCAAATAGAACATCATGGCCACTCAAGGAGGGAAGGGATCAGTCCGGAAATCAAAGCACATTATTTCCAAGACATCTTTAAATAGCCCATATCCCCTCCAGTGGAGTACCTTGGACGGAACAGATATGCACTTCATACTAGACGCCTTGGAAGATGTTATGAAACAGGTTGGACTTAAAAAGATAGAGTTTCGGAGGAAGAAAAAACCCTCTTTATCAAAAAAGCAAGATAAAGAACAATGGCAGGATGGTTCCAGCAAACCTCCAGATAACAATGAAATGGAAGACGCTCAAGCACACGGTTGGACTGATTTGGACATCAGAGGCCAACTTGCTATTGGGATCAATGAAGTAACcagagctttggaaaaaaatgaaTTACTCCTAGTGCTGGTGTGTAAGTCTGCCAAACCTGCCATGATCACGTCACACCTTATTTTGCTCAGTGCAAGTCGGGCCATCCCTGCATGTCAGGTTCCCCGTCTCAGTGAAAGACTGGCACCAGTTCTTGGGTTAACATCagtcctggcactgggatttaaaCGGAGCACTGATGCCTTTGCAGAAGTGGCTAAAGCAGTCATCCCACGGATCCCTAGCTTGGATGTGCCATGGATTCAGCACGGAACCGAACAGCCCCCCGTGAGTGAAGATATTCAGCCAATGGATCTACAGGCCAGTGAGCTGACTCAATTAGAACCTGGAGGGTGCACCTCAAGCCTCAAGCAGAAGAGAATGGACAGCGGCCAGCTTCTCTCTCCCACTGCAACGTTGCAAGTTctcaaagttaaaaaaataattcccAACCCGAACAGGAGAAGAAAACTTCCCAAAACTAAAAAACGGATTTCAAAATAACTGACTAGATTGGCTTAGTCCCTAAAttggtatgtgtgtttgtgtgtatataaatatgcCTAGATCTAAGTCTGCAAAAACTACAACCGATATTTGGAGCACCTTGCAAACAAGGTTTTACCAGCATCTCTTATGCTATTGCCTCCTGTTCCCTTCTGGAAGGGTAGAGGGGAGTgaaatggggagggagagagaaatctgGAAATTTTAAACCTTTATCCCCCTTGTCTAAGCAGAAGGCATGTATACAAGCAAGGGTTGGCGATCACTATAAGTAAGGAAGATCTTTTAGGCTTACTGCTTTCGATATATGAGGCCAATGTTGTAATAAATATTTTGCAGGCTCACAAACTCAGTTTTACATGTTCTTTGACTTCTGTTGACCTTTCAGTTAATGAACTGGTGCTGCAGAACAGTACACGTTTCAGAGGAGAATCTAGGTCCAGGAATAAACCCACTTAAATTAAATGTAATTATTCAAAATAATAGTATAAAAATGATACATTTATTCAAACATCCATTTGTACCGATATAGACTCCATAGCTAGGCATCTGCTAATGTGGGAATCACAAACATTTGCAAATTAGATAGCATATATGATTTTCCCCCTTTAATATTCTGTTGGACAATTGTGTCAGTGGTCAAATAACACATGCACAATCAAGTCTTGGgtgcatttgttttttttaatataagaaaTGTTTTCTTTAGCATATCAACCAGTCCAAATACTTGCAAGAAAAAGTATTTAAGATATGGACCTTCAGGTGCATGATTACAGATCCCATGCTAGAGATTTTCTGAACAGACTGAAATGCCCACGTAAGATCAGAGCAACAATATGCTGTGAAATCCAAGAACTTCAATTTTGCTCACCACAGCCAAAATGGTAGCAACTTGAGTAACTGTTCAGAGTAATTCAATGAACTGCtgtaatataaatattaaaaagtaacaggcagttgtggggagaggcccAGGAACTGAATAATTTACAGGAGGTATAATTAAATATTACAGATGTAAGCAGATGAAAAACAATCTGTATATACACCGGTTGAAGTTGGTGCTTACAGTGTTCTAAGGGTTGTGGAAAGTTAAAGATATTCACATCTATAACTGTTCTTTTCTGCCCTTTCTGAGACAGAGACAAGTTAAGGACACCATAGATGAGTTTACATAGGTATCAGGAACAGCTGGCAAGCATCCTGTCCAGATGTGGTGTCAGCTCTGTAGTAGGAACAGAGAAGATAACAGCTAATACTGTGAAGTCTAGCATGGAATTCTTATTCTCTCTCAACAACCCCCCCACTGTAAGCCTTAATTGTGCCTTTTTAATTCACAATaacccttttttcctccagtaAATCTGTACTTGAACCAGTGATTTGAGTGAATTTCACTTGCCTAATTCACAAACATCTCTTAAAATCCAGTTGAACCTGGCTGAAGTTGCTGCAGTTTAGAGTATGGACTCATTCACAAAATTATTTAACCTGTACAAACCCACAGAACCCTCCAAGTGATGGAAAGCAAGCGAGGCCCTTTCTTTCAAGCAAGCAATGCCTACATACAGCCTTT is part of the Euleptes europaea isolate rEulEur1 chromosome 11, rEulEur1.hap1, whole genome shotgun sequence genome and encodes:
- the RPP38 gene encoding ribonuclease P protein subunit p38, yielding MATQGGKGSVRKSKHIISKTSLNSPYPLQWSTLDGTDMHFILDALEDVMKQVGLKKIEFRRKKKPSLSKKQDKEQWQDGSSKPPDNNEMEDAQAHGWTDLDIRGQLAIGINEVTRALEKNELLLVLVCKSAKPAMITSHLILLSASRAIPACQVPRLSERLAPVLGLTSVLALGFKRSTDAFAEVAKAVIPRIPSLDVPWIQHGTEQPPVSEDIQPMDLQASELTQLEPGGCTSSLKQKRMDSGQLLSPTATLQVLKVKKIIPNPNRRRKLPKTKKRISK